A stretch of Saccharothrix texasensis DNA encodes these proteins:
- a CDS encoding thiamine pyrophosphate-binding protein, protein MVSGAERLLGVLAAHGVEVVFGLPGVHNLPVWEALRTSGIRLVGVRHEQTAVYAADGYARATGRLGVALVTTGPGAANCLGATGEAYASGSPVLVIATDIPSTLRRPGEYRGTLHETRDQRAMFLPVVKGGWTLRDAESIGVYADSAALLAATAPQGPVYLGVPTDFLTADAGVWNRIPTREPSVPDVTAGVELVAAAERPLIWAGGGAARSGAGAALGALASRIGAPIVTTYGARGLVDHPHVVHGPVHLPEVGALWDEADLVIGVGSDFDGMMTQNWRQPAPPRLLNVNVEAIRNYRPDVTLRGDARMVVSALVDAVPERPDGGLAGRVAELNDLVRKAVEADEPRAAPLLEALEGHRVVADMCVAGYWVGGFGRFTAARGLAYPVGWGTLGFGFPASLGAAVTGRVVAVCGDGGFLFAVGDLATAAQEQLPVTVVLVDDGGYGMLRHDQVRHGHEPFGVDLRSPDFVALARSFGVEASAVDGFGDGFRSRLADYAARSGPNVLVVRSAALKPPVTTSPRWYRTS, encoded by the coding sequence ATGGTGAGCGGGGCGGAGCGGTTGCTGGGTGTGCTGGCCGCGCACGGCGTCGAGGTCGTGTTCGGGCTGCCCGGCGTGCACAACCTGCCCGTGTGGGAGGCGTTGCGGACCTCGGGCATCCGGCTGGTCGGCGTCCGGCACGAGCAGACGGCGGTGTACGCGGCCGACGGCTACGCCCGCGCCACCGGCCGGCTCGGCGTCGCGCTGGTGACCACCGGGCCGGGCGCGGCGAACTGCCTGGGCGCGACCGGCGAGGCGTACGCGTCCGGGTCGCCGGTGCTGGTGATCGCCACCGACATCCCGTCGACGCTGCGCCGTCCCGGCGAGTACCGGGGCACCCTGCACGAGACGCGCGACCAGCGGGCGATGTTCCTGCCGGTGGTGAAGGGCGGGTGGACGCTGCGCGACGCCGAGTCGATCGGCGTCTACGCCGACAGCGCCGCGTTGCTGGCCGCCACCGCGCCGCAGGGACCGGTGTACCTGGGTGTGCCGACCGACTTCCTCACCGCGGACGCCGGCGTGTGGAACCGCATCCCTACCCGCGAGCCGTCAGTGCCGGACGTCACGGCCGGGGTGGAGCTGGTGGCCGCCGCCGAGCGCCCGCTGATCTGGGCCGGCGGCGGGGCCGCGCGGTCGGGCGCGGGCGCGGCGCTGGGCGCGCTGGCCTCGCGCATCGGCGCGCCGATCGTCACCACGTACGGCGCGCGCGGGCTGGTCGACCACCCGCACGTGGTGCACGGGCCGGTGCACCTGCCGGAGGTCGGGGCGCTGTGGGACGAGGCCGACCTGGTCATCGGGGTGGGCAGCGACTTCGACGGGATGATGACGCAGAACTGGCGGCAGCCCGCCCCGCCCCGGCTGCTCAACGTGAACGTGGAGGCGATCCGCAACTACCGGCCCGACGTGACGTTGCGCGGCGACGCGCGGATGGTGGTGTCGGCGCTGGTCGACGCCGTGCCCGAACGCCCGGACGGCGGGCTCGCCGGCCGGGTGGCCGAGCTGAACGACCTGGTGCGCAAGGCGGTCGAGGCGGACGAGCCGCGCGCGGCGCCGTTGCTGGAGGCGCTGGAGGGGCACCGGGTGGTGGCCGACATGTGCGTGGCCGGGTACTGGGTCGGCGGGTTCGGCCGGTTCACCGCGGCGCGCGGGCTGGCGTACCCGGTGGGGTGGGGCACGCTCGGCTTCGGCTTCCCGGCCTCGCTGGGCGCGGCGGTGACCGGGCGGGTGGTGGCGGTGTGCGGCGACGGCGGGTTCCTGTTCGCGGTCGGCGACCTGGCCACCGCCGCGCAGGAGCAGCTGCCGGTCACGGTGGTGCTGGTGGACGACGGCGGGTACGGGATGCTGCGGCACGACCAGGTGCGGCACGGGCACGAGCCGTTCGGGGTGGACCTGCGGTCGCCGGACTTCGTGGCGCTGGCCCGGAGCTTCGGCGTGGAGGCGTCCGCTGTGGACGGTTTCGGCGACGGTTTCCGGTCCCGCCTGGCCGACTACGCGGCGCGGTCGGGGCCGAACGTGCTGGTGGTGCGCTCGGCGGCGTTGAAGCCGCCGGTCACCACGTCGCCGCGGTGGTACCGCACGAGCTAG
- a CDS encoding ANTAR domain-containing response regulator yields MTQQAAEAQPEVAPRRVLVAEDEALIRLDLVEMLREEGYEVAGQAADGDEAVTLATELRPDLVIMDVKMPKVDGIEAASVIAGKRIAPVVILTAFSQRDLVERARDAGAMAYLVKPFAKRDLVPAIELAMSRFAELQALENEVAGLTERLETRKVVERAKGLLMTKQGLSEPEAFRWVQRTAMDRRTTMKAVAEAVIENFG; encoded by the coding sequence GTGACCCAACAGGCTGCCGAGGCCCAGCCCGAGGTCGCGCCCCGGCGCGTGCTCGTGGCCGAGGACGAAGCCCTCATCCGCCTCGACCTGGTCGAGATGCTGCGCGAAGAGGGGTACGAGGTGGCCGGGCAGGCCGCCGACGGCGACGAGGCGGTCACGCTGGCCACCGAGCTGCGGCCCGACCTGGTCATCATGGACGTGAAGATGCCCAAGGTCGACGGCATCGAGGCCGCGTCGGTGATCGCCGGCAAGCGCATCGCGCCGGTCGTCATCCTCACCGCGTTCAGCCAGCGGGACCTGGTGGAGCGCGCCCGTGACGCGGGCGCCATGGCCTACCTGGTCAAGCCGTTCGCCAAGCGCGACCTGGTGCCCGCGATCGAGCTGGCGATGAGCCGGTTCGCGGAGCTGCAGGCCCTGGAGAACGAGGTCGCCGGGCTCACCGAGCGGCTGGAGACGCGCAAGGTGGTCGAGCGCGCCAAGGGTTTGCTGATGACCAAGCAGGGTCTGTCGGAGCCCGAGGCATTCCGCTGGGTGCAGCGGACCGCGATGGATCGGCGCACCACCATGAAGGCCGTGGCCGAAGCCGTCATCGAAAACTTCGGGTGA
- a CDS encoding branched-chain amino acid ABC transporter substrate-binding protein, giving the protein MSGARLGRVLALAAASSLVLAACAGGGGGGEAGGDVTSVKIGFMGDLTGENAAIVIPPRNGAVMAVEEYNAKNPKIKIELVQYDSQGKADQATSLITKAITQDKIVALIGPAFSGESKAIGGQLEEGKIPSVSPSATNPGLAQNGWTYWHRVVANDADQGPGIADFLVKAKSPKKAFVLSDDQEYSVGLADAVAQSFEKSNVTVERDKFSKDASDYSSTVTKVAASNPDVIVFGGYYAQAGRLLKQLRDGGVKATFASGDGSLDQQLVTGAGTEAAEGAVLACPCNIPTPDVTGALKTFFDNYKKSANVDPAIYATEGYDAATAFIKAVEAGNTTGEKINDFLKSVSFDGVSKPIKFKANGEPENNAIFIYQVVDGKVKLLGAAEEAKLEG; this is encoded by the coding sequence GTGTCAGGAGCACGACTCGGCCGAGTTCTGGCGCTGGCGGCGGCTTCGTCGCTGGTGCTCGCGGCTTGTGCCGGAGGCGGCGGCGGTGGCGAAGCGGGTGGCGACGTCACCTCGGTCAAGATCGGGTTCATGGGTGACCTCACCGGCGAGAACGCCGCGATCGTGATCCCGCCCCGGAACGGTGCGGTGATGGCGGTCGAGGAGTACAACGCCAAGAACCCCAAGATCAAGATCGAGCTGGTGCAGTACGACAGCCAGGGCAAGGCCGACCAGGCCACCTCGCTGATCACGAAGGCCATCACGCAGGACAAGATCGTGGCCCTCATCGGCCCGGCCTTCTCCGGCGAGTCCAAGGCCATCGGCGGCCAGCTCGAAGAGGGCAAGATCCCCAGCGTCTCGCCGTCGGCCACGAACCCGGGCCTGGCGCAGAACGGCTGGACCTACTGGCACCGCGTCGTGGCCAACGACGCCGACCAGGGCCCCGGCATCGCGGACTTCCTGGTGAAGGCCAAGAGCCCGAAGAAGGCGTTCGTCCTGTCCGACGACCAGGAGTACAGCGTCGGCCTGGCCGACGCCGTCGCCCAGTCGTTCGAGAAGTCGAACGTGACGGTCGAGCGGGACAAGTTCTCCAAGGACGCGTCCGACTACTCGTCCACGGTCACGAAGGTCGCCGCGTCGAACCCCGACGTGATCGTCTTCGGCGGTTACTACGCGCAGGCCGGCCGGCTGCTCAAGCAGCTGCGCGACGGCGGTGTCAAGGCCACGTTCGCCTCCGGTGACGGCTCGCTCGACCAGCAGCTCGTCACCGGTGCGGGCACCGAGGCCGCCGAGGGCGCCGTCCTCGCCTGCCCGTGCAACATCCCGACGCCCGACGTGACCGGCGCGCTGAAGACGTTCTTCGACAACTACAAGAAGAGCGCCAACGTCGACCCGGCGATCTACGCGACCGAGGGCTACGACGCCGCGACGGCGTTCATCAAGGCCGTCGAGGCGGGCAACACCACCGGCGAGAAGATCAACGACTTCCTGAAGAGCGTGAGCTTCGACGGCGTCTCCAAGCCGATCAAGTTCAAGGCGAACGGCGAGCCGGAGAACAACGCGATCTTCATCTACCAGGTCGTCGACGGCAAGGTGAAGCTGCTGGGTGCCGCGGAGGAAGCGAAGCTCGAGGGCTGA
- a CDS encoding branched-chain amino acid ABC transporter permease, with translation MLDDFLNQFLPSTVGGLVFGSIYALIALGYTMVYGVLRLINFAHSEIFMIGTFTSLVVITAIAPASPLTGIALFGVMLLIIVASAAISGGAAMLLEVVAYRPLRRKGATRLTALISAIGASLFLQELFALVIIPWLTGNAGRNQQSAPRIVDRDTVFTIGNAAVRTDHIIVVVAAVIMMIALDRLVNKTKIGRGIRATAQDPEAAVLMGVSIDNIVRVTFLLGGAMAGVAGALYLMEFENTVFNVGFVLGIKAFTAAVLGGIGNLRGALLGGIVLGLIENWGAIFLGSEWKDVIAFTVLVVVLMFRPTGILGESLQKARA, from the coding sequence ATGCTTGATGATTTCCTCAACCAGTTCCTGCCCAGCACGGTGGGCGGACTGGTGTTCGGCTCCATCTACGCGCTCATCGCCCTCGGCTACACGATGGTCTACGGCGTGCTGCGCCTGATCAACTTCGCGCACTCCGAGATCTTCATGATCGGCACGTTCACGTCGCTCGTGGTGATCACGGCGATCGCGCCCGCGTCGCCGCTGACCGGGATCGCCCTGTTCGGCGTGATGCTGTTGATCATCGTGGCGTCCGCGGCCATCTCCGGCGGCGCCGCGATGCTGCTGGAGGTGGTGGCCTACCGGCCCCTGCGCCGCAAGGGCGCGACCAGGCTCACCGCGCTCATCTCCGCGATCGGCGCGTCGCTGTTCCTCCAGGAACTGTTCGCCCTGGTCATCATTCCCTGGCTGACCGGCAACGCGGGGCGCAACCAGCAGTCCGCGCCGCGCATCGTCGACCGCGACACGGTGTTCACCATCGGCAACGCGGCGGTGCGCACCGACCACATCATCGTCGTGGTCGCCGCGGTCATCATGATGATCGCGCTGGACCGCCTGGTGAACAAGACCAAGATCGGTCGCGGCATCCGCGCCACCGCCCAGGACCCCGAAGCCGCGGTGCTCATGGGCGTCAGCATCGACAACATCGTGCGGGTCACGTTCCTGCTCGGTGGCGCGATGGCGGGCGTCGCGGGCGCGCTGTATTTGATGGAGTTCGAGAACACCGTCTTCAACGTCGGTTTCGTGCTCGGTATCAAGGCGTTCACCGCGGCGGTGCTCGGCGGTATCGGCAACCTGCGCGGCGCGCTGCTCGGCGGTATCGTGCTCGGCCTCATCGAGAACTGGGGCGCGATCTTCCTGGGTTCGGAGTGGAAGGACGTGATCGCGTTCACCGTGCTGGTGGTCGTGTTGATGTTCCGCCCGACCGGCATCCTCGGCGAATCCCTGCAGAAGGCCCGCGCATGA
- a CDS encoding branched-chain amino acid ABC transporter permease has product MKGNGVTGNANPLRRVGALFDGARDWWERAKTWQRFVVYIGALVFALILPAPWIGSFMSPGADWTTVLIYPIGTYMLLAIGLNVVVGQAGLLDLGFVAFFAIGGYTLAYFATEHGWSYWPTVVFGIFLAAVSGVILGAPTLRLRGDYLAIVTLGFGEIIRITANNTDEIGGARGIPNIPHPTDMPAIGLDFGVLPAPYYYLMVAAIVVVIVFSVRLQKSRVGRAWAAIREDEDAAELMGVPTFKFKLLAFAIGAMIGGLAGGIYAGKAVFIEPGTFPFILSATILAAVVLGGAGNLPGVMLGAFVIAWLPERFREVEWLKDALGKDPAEYRILLFGGVLVLMMALRPEGLLPSRRRKAELHEGTGGMGAMGAEVAGPDTDVSTEAAK; this is encoded by the coding sequence ATGAAAGGCAACGGAGTGACTGGCAACGCGAATCCGTTGAGGCGCGTCGGCGCCCTGTTCGACGGCGCCCGCGACTGGTGGGAACGCGCCAAGACCTGGCAGCGGTTCGTCGTCTACATCGGCGCGCTCGTGTTCGCGCTGATCCTGCCCGCGCCGTGGATCGGCTCGTTCATGTCGCCCGGCGCGGACTGGACGACGGTGCTGATCTACCCGATCGGCACCTACATGCTGCTGGCGATCGGCCTGAACGTGGTCGTCGGCCAAGCCGGCCTGCTCGACCTCGGTTTCGTCGCCTTCTTCGCCATCGGCGGCTACACGCTGGCCTACTTCGCCACCGAGCACGGCTGGTCGTACTGGCCGACGGTGGTGTTCGGCATCTTCCTGGCGGCGGTCTCGGGCGTCATCCTCGGCGCGCCGACGCTGCGGCTGCGCGGCGACTACCTGGCGATCGTGACGCTCGGCTTCGGTGAGATCATCCGCATCACCGCGAACAACACCGACGAGATCGGTGGCGCGCGCGGCATCCCGAACATCCCGCACCCGACGGACATGCCGGCCATCGGCCTGGACTTCGGCGTGCTGCCCGCGCCGTACTACTACCTGATGGTCGCCGCGATCGTGGTGGTGATCGTCTTCTCGGTGCGGTTGCAGAAGAGCCGCGTCGGCCGCGCGTGGGCGGCGATCCGGGAGGACGAGGACGCGGCCGAGCTGATGGGCGTGCCGACGTTCAAGTTCAAGCTGCTCGCGTTCGCGATCGGCGCGATGATCGGCGGTCTGGCCGGCGGCATCTACGCGGGCAAGGCCGTGTTCATCGAGCCGGGCACGTTCCCGTTCATCCTGTCCGCGACCATCCTCGCCGCGGTCGTCCTCGGCGGCGCGGGCAACCTGCCCGGCGTCATGCTCGGCGCGTTCGTCATCGCCTGGCTGCCGGAGCGGTTCCGCGAGGTCGAGTGGCTCAAGGACGCGCTGGGCAAGGACCCGGCCGAGTACCGCATCCTGCTGTTCGGCGGCGTGCTGGTGCTGATGATGGCGCTGCGGCCGGAGGGCCTGCTGCCCTCCCGCAGGCGCAAGGCCGAACTGCACGAGGGCACCGGCGGCATGGGCGCGATGGGCGCCGAGGTCGCGGGTCCGGACACCGATGTCTCGACGGAGGCGGCCAAGTGA
- a CDS encoding ABC transporter ATP-binding protein → MRFGGVVALREAKISVGQGEIFALIGPNGAGKTTVFNVVTGVYQPTEGQVLFNGARIDGTKRFKITKLGIARTFQNIRLFHNMSALENVMVGADAHHKTGAVGATLGLPWHRKEEKRGREVARELLDFVGIPGRMTETAKNLPYGDQRRLEIARALATDPKLLLLDEPAAGMNPAEKESLQALIRKIRDSGRTVLLIEHDMSLVMGVSDRVAVLDFGQLIAEGLPQEVQNNPKVIEAYLGVSEDAS, encoded by the coding sequence ATGCGCTTCGGCGGCGTGGTCGCGCTCCGCGAAGCGAAGATCAGCGTCGGCCAGGGCGAGATCTTCGCCCTGATCGGGCCCAACGGCGCGGGCAAGACCACGGTGTTCAACGTGGTCACCGGCGTCTACCAGCCCACCGAGGGCCAGGTGCTGTTCAACGGCGCCCGGATCGACGGCACCAAGCGGTTCAAGATCACCAAGCTGGGCATCGCCCGCACGTTCCAGAACATCCGGCTGTTCCACAACATGTCGGCGCTGGAGAACGTGATGGTCGGCGCGGACGCGCACCACAAGACCGGTGCGGTCGGCGCCACGCTCGGCCTGCCCTGGCACCGCAAGGAGGAGAAGCGCGGCCGCGAGGTGGCCCGGGAGTTGCTCGACTTCGTCGGCATCCCCGGCCGGATGACCGAGACCGCGAAGAACCTGCCCTACGGCGACCAGCGGCGGCTGGAGATCGCCCGCGCGCTGGCCACGGACCCGAAGCTGCTGCTGCTCGACGAGCCGGCGGCCGGCATGAACCCGGCCGAGAAGGAGTCGTTGCAGGCGCTGATCCGCAAGATCCGCGACAGCGGTCGGACCGTGCTGCTGATCGAGCACGACATGAGCCTGGTCATGGGCGTCAGCGACCGCGTGGCGGTGCTGGACTTCGGCCAGCTGATCGCAGAAGGGCTCCCGCAAGAGGTGCAGAACAACCCGAAGGTCATCGAGGCGTACCTGGGGGTGTCCGAAGATGCTTCTTGA
- a CDS encoding ABC transporter ATP-binding protein, with the protein MLLELKDIHVHYGKIAAIKGISLQVEDGEIVSLIGANGAGKTTTLKTISGLRPLTSGQVLFNGEDISKMPGHKRVIAGIGQSPEGRGVFPGMTVQENLLMGAFTRKDALDADLAEVYELFPRLAERKSQFGGTMSGGEQQMIAIGRALMTKPKVLLLDEPSMGLAPMLIAQIFEIIKEINKRGTTVLLVEQNAQQALKLSDRAYVLETGRVVKSAPGPELLDDPQVRAAYLGGH; encoded by the coding sequence ATGCTTCTTGAGCTCAAGGACATCCACGTCCACTACGGCAAGATCGCCGCGATCAAGGGCATCAGCCTGCAGGTCGAGGACGGTGAGATCGTCTCGCTCATCGGCGCCAACGGCGCGGGCAAGACGACCACGCTGAAGACCATCTCCGGGCTGCGCCCGCTGACCAGCGGCCAGGTGCTGTTCAACGGCGAGGACATCTCGAAGATGCCCGGCCACAAGCGGGTCATCGCGGGCATCGGCCAGTCACCGGAAGGCCGCGGCGTGTTCCCCGGCATGACGGTGCAGGAGAACCTGCTGATGGGCGCCTTCACCCGCAAGGACGCGCTCGACGCGGACCTGGCCGAGGTCTACGAGCTGTTCCCGCGGCTGGCGGAGCGCAAGAGCCAGTTCGGCGGCACCATGTCCGGCGGCGAGCAGCAGATGATCGCCATCGGCCGGGCGCTGATGACCAAGCCGAAGGTGCTCCTGCTCGACGAGCCGTCGATGGGCCTCGCGCCCATGCTCATCGCGCAGATCTTCGAGATCATCAAGGAGATCAACAAGCGCGGCACGACCGTGCTGCTGGTCGAGCAGAACGCGCAGCAGGCGCTGAAGCTCTCCGACCGCGCGTACGTGCTGGAGACCGGCCGGGTCGTGAAGAGCGCGCCCGGTCCGGAACTGCTGGACGACCCGCAGGTGCGCGCGGCGTACCTCGGCGGTCACTGA
- a CDS encoding DUF4352 domain-containing protein: MRRVVLVMAVVLAAAGCGGTPVVAGTGTTTSPAATYPVPAQTVRPDEKPLKIPTTADGDTAFTLVGLTAEMPTLIGSHAEFHAKGQFVRIRMSVINNGRSSVSFAARRHVLIDDRDVEHTVDTQAMTIKRQPETIDLGANVRLEYDVYYDLPTDAKPLALRVYGGPTLTDLKDESGTEIPLAQP; encoded by the coding sequence GTGCGGCGTGTGGTGTTGGTGATGGCCGTGGTGCTGGCGGCGGCCGGGTGCGGTGGCACCCCGGTGGTGGCCGGGACCGGGACGACGACGAGTCCGGCGGCGACCTACCCGGTGCCCGCGCAGACGGTGCGGCCGGACGAGAAGCCGCTCAAGATCCCCACCACGGCGGACGGCGACACGGCGTTCACGCTGGTCGGCCTGACCGCGGAGATGCCGACGCTGATCGGCAGCCACGCCGAGTTCCACGCCAAGGGCCAGTTCGTCCGCATCCGGATGAGCGTGATCAACAACGGCCGCAGCAGCGTGTCGTTCGCCGCGCGCCGCCACGTGCTGATCGACGACCGCGACGTCGAGCACACCGTGGACACGCAGGCGATGACGATCAAGCGGCAGCCGGAGACCATCGACCTGGGCGCGAACGTGCGCCTGGAGTACGACGTCTACTACGACCTGCCCACCGACGCGAAGCCGCTGGCCCTGCGCGTGTACGGCGGGCCGACGTTGACCGACCTGAAGGACGAGTCGGGCACCGAGATCCCGCTGGCCCAGCCCTGA
- a CDS encoding hotdog fold thioesterase produces the protein MTPAPEDIPGADLAAAPEQLTSKLGIEITRWDADRLVGTMPVKGNRQPYGLLHGGANAALAETLGSVAAAMHAAPERLAVGLELSCTHHRAVTEGVVTGVCTPIHRGRSTATYEIVITDEQDRRACTARLTCFLKEATAKDQPKV, from the coding sequence GTGACGCCAGCACCCGAGGACATCCCCGGCGCCGACCTGGCCGCCGCGCCCGAGCAGCTCACCTCGAAGCTGGGCATCGAGATCACCCGATGGGATGCCGACCGGCTGGTCGGGACGATGCCGGTGAAGGGCAACCGCCAGCCGTACGGGCTGCTGCACGGCGGCGCGAACGCGGCGCTGGCGGAGACGCTGGGCTCGGTCGCCGCGGCCATGCACGCGGCGCCGGAGCGGCTGGCCGTGGGGCTGGAGCTGTCCTGCACGCACCACCGGGCGGTCACCGAGGGCGTCGTCACGGGGGTGTGCACGCCGATCCACCGCGGTCGCAGCACCGCCACCTACGAGATCGTGATCACCGACGAGCAGGACCGGCGCGCCTGCACGGCGCGGCTGACGTGCTTCTTGAAGGAAGCCACGGCGAAAGACCAACCGAAGGTGTGA
- the polA gene encoding DNA polymerase I, with protein MSTSEASRLLLVDGHSMAYRAFFALPKENFQTGTGQTTNAVYGFTSMLINLLRDEKPTHIAVAFDVSRKTFRTEAYAEYKAGRSETPDEFRGQVSLIEDVLGTLNVPVLSKANYEADDLIATLTTQATALGFEVLICTGDRDALQLVTDKVTVLYPVKGVSEMARYTPELVLEKQGVPPELYADYAAVRGDSSDNLPNTPGVGPKTIVKLLTQFGSLNGLVDHVDEVPGKVGDALRANLANIMLNRQLTELVRDVELPLGPAELEARPWDRDAVHRLFDELEFRVLRDRLFSTLPTAEPEAEEGFTVSGGPVPVGGVAAWLDAHARSGRVGIAFRASGGDLEGLALAAVGGEGGYFEVASLTEADENALAAWLADESVAKAAHDLKLPLRALRARGWKLRGVSSDTALAAYLVRPGQRSFALDDLALRYLQRELRAEEPDDGQLSLLADEEEERQKTAQAAIVRAFAVAELADALDVELVNTGQESLLASLELPLMVVLDDVEAVGIAIDTEHLAALEAHFAAGVKQAAQDAYSVIGKEINLGSPKQLQTVLFDELNMPKTKKTKTGYTTDADALQNLFESTEHPFLQHLLAHRDVTRLKSTVDGLLKSVADDGRIHTTFHQTIAATGRLSSTDPNLQNIPIRTDEGRRIREAFVVGPGYAELMTADYSQIEMRIMAHLSEDAGLIEAFRSGEDLHTFVASRAFSVPTSEVTAEQRRRVKAMSYGLAYGLSEYGLAQQLRISAAEAREQKEAYFARFGGVRDYLHAVVEDARKKGYTETILGRRRYLPDLTSDNRQRREMAERMALNAPIQGSAADIIKVAMLGVFRALEESGLRSRMLLQVHDELVLEIAEGEREQVEALVRAEMGGAYRLSVAMEVSVGVGRSWDAAAH; from the coding sequence GTGAGCACTTCAGAAGCCTCCCGCCTGCTGCTGGTCGACGGTCACTCCATGGCCTACCGCGCCTTCTTCGCGCTGCCCAAGGAGAACTTCCAGACGGGCACGGGCCAGACCACCAACGCGGTCTACGGCTTCACGTCGATGCTCATCAACCTGCTGCGCGACGAGAAGCCCACGCACATCGCGGTGGCGTTCGACGTCTCGCGCAAGACCTTCCGCACCGAGGCCTACGCGGAGTACAAGGCCGGGCGCAGCGAGACGCCGGACGAGTTCCGCGGCCAGGTCAGCCTCATCGAGGACGTGCTGGGCACGCTGAACGTGCCGGTGCTGTCCAAGGCCAACTACGAGGCCGACGACCTGATCGCCACGCTCACCACGCAGGCCACGGCGCTGGGCTTCGAGGTGCTGATCTGCACCGGCGACCGCGACGCCCTGCAACTGGTCACGGACAAGGTGACGGTGCTGTACCCGGTCAAGGGCGTGTCCGAGATGGCCCGGTACACCCCCGAGCTGGTGCTGGAGAAGCAGGGCGTGCCGCCCGAGCTGTACGCCGACTACGCGGCGGTGCGCGGCGACTCGTCGGACAACTTGCCGAACACGCCCGGCGTCGGCCCGAAGACCATCGTGAAGCTGCTCACCCAGTTCGGCTCGCTCAACGGCCTGGTCGACCACGTCGACGAGGTGCCGGGCAAGGTCGGCGACGCGCTGCGGGCGAACCTGGCCAACATCATGCTGAACCGGCAGCTCACCGAGCTGGTGCGGGACGTGGAGCTGCCGCTGGGCCCGGCCGAGCTGGAAGCCAGGCCGTGGGACCGCGACGCGGTGCACCGGCTGTTCGACGAGCTGGAGTTCCGGGTGCTGCGGGACCGGCTGTTCTCCACCCTGCCCACCGCCGAGCCGGAGGCCGAGGAGGGCTTCACGGTCAGCGGCGGCCCGGTGCCGGTCGGCGGGGTGGCCGCGTGGCTCGACGCGCACGCGCGCTCGGGCCGGGTCGGCATCGCGTTCCGCGCCTCGGGCGGCGACCTGGAGGGACTGGCGCTGGCCGCGGTCGGCGGCGAGGGCGGGTACTTCGAGGTCGCGTCGCTGACCGAGGCCGACGAGAACGCGCTGGCCGCGTGGCTGGCCGACGAGTCGGTGGCCAAGGCGGCGCACGACCTGAAACTGCCGCTGCGGGCCCTGCGGGCGCGCGGCTGGAAGCTGCGCGGGGTGAGCAGCGACACGGCGCTGGCCGCCTACCTGGTGCGGCCGGGCCAGCGGTCGTTCGCGCTGGACGACCTGGCGCTGCGCTACCTCCAGCGCGAGCTGCGGGCCGAGGAGCCCGACGACGGGCAGCTGTCGCTGCTGGCCGACGAGGAGGAGGAGCGGCAGAAGACCGCGCAGGCGGCGATCGTGCGGGCGTTCGCGGTGGCGGAGCTGGCCGACGCGCTGGACGTGGAGCTGGTGAACACCGGTCAGGAGTCGCTGCTGGCGAGCCTCGAGCTGCCGCTGATGGTGGTGCTCGACGACGTCGAGGCGGTCGGCATCGCGATCGACACCGAGCACCTCGCGGCGTTGGAGGCGCACTTCGCGGCGGGCGTGAAGCAGGCCGCGCAGGACGCGTACTCGGTGATCGGCAAGGAGATCAACCTCGGCTCGCCCAAGCAGCTGCAGACGGTGCTGTTCGACGAGCTGAACATGCCGAAGACGAAGAAGACCAAGACCGGGTACACCACCGACGCGGACGCGTTGCAGAACCTGTTCGAGTCGACCGAGCACCCGTTCCTGCAGCACCTGCTCGCGCACCGGGACGTGACCCGGTTGAAGTCGACCGTGGACGGGCTGCTCAAGTCGGTGGCCGACGACGGCCGCATCCACACCACGTTCCACCAGACGATCGCGGCCACCGGCCGGCTGTCGTCCACCGACCCGAACCTGCAGAACATCCCGATCCGCACCGACGAGGGCAGGCGCATCCGCGAGGCGTTCGTGGTCGGGCCGGGCTACGCCGAGCTGATGACCGCGGACTACAGCCAGATCGAGATGCGGATCATGGCCCACCTGTCGGAGGACGCGGGCCTGATCGAGGCGTTCCGCAGCGGCGAGGACCTGCACACGTTCGTCGCGTCGCGCGCGTTCTCCGTGCCGACCTCGGAGGTCACCGCCGAGCAGCGCCGCCGGGTGAAGGCCATGTCGTACGGGCTGGCGTACGGGCTGTCGGAGTACGGGCTGGCGCAGCAGCTGCGGATCTCGGCGGCCGAGGCGCGGGAGCAGAAGGAGGCGTACTTCGCCCGGTTCGGCGGGGTGCGCGACTACCTGCACGCGGTGGTCGAGGACGCGCGGAAGAAGGGCTACACCGAGACGATCCTCGGCCGCCGGCGCTACCTGCCCGACCTGACCAGCGACAACCGGCAGCGCCGGGAGATGGCCGAGCGGATGGCGTTGAACGCGCCGATCCAGGGCAGCGCGGCGGACATCATCAAGGTCGCGATGTTGGGCGTGTTCCGCGCGTTGGAGGAGTCGGGCCTGCGGTCGCGGATGCTGCTCCAGGTGCACGACGAACTGGTGCTGGAGATCGCCGAGGGCGAGCGCGAGCAGGTGGAGGCGCTGGTCCGCGCCGAGATGGGCGGCGCGTACCGGCTGTCGGTGGCGATGGAGGTCTCGGTGGGCGTCGGCCGGTCCTGGGACGCGGCCGCGCACTGA